The DNA sequence ATGATTTTAAAAGTAGCTAGGACAGAAAAGACACTGCATATCATAGACTTTGGCATCTTGTTAGGTTTCCAGTCGCCGCTCCTTACTCAGCTACTATCGAGGAGGCCTGGCGGTGCCCCGAAGCTTTGCCTCACAGGGATAGAGCTTCCTCAACAGGGTTTCAAACCTGAAGAATCAATTGCTGAAGCAGGTCATCATTTAGCCAAGTACCGCTCGCTGTTTGGCATTCCACGAATATAATCCCATAATTTCGCAGCATTGGGATACTATCAAGGTCGAGGCACTGAAAATCTGCAGAAACGAGGTTCTTGCCGCAAACTGCCTTCACCGGTTCGAGTGTTTACTCGATGAGACAGTTGTCGTGAACAATCCTAGGGATGCTGTCCTGAAACTTATAAGGGAATGAGACCAGATATATTTGTGCTGTCTGTTGTCAATGGAACTTTCAACTCTCCTACGGTTCCGACAAGCGCTCTTCCGCTTCTCTGCACTGTATGATATGCTCGATTGCAATGTATCCAACAGTCACAGATTGCTCATGGAAAGGGATAATTATGGGCAACGAGTCACGAACGTCACGGCGTGTGAAGGCTTGGAGAGAGTAGAGAGGCCAGAAACCTACAAGCAGTGGCACACGCGGATCTCACAGGCCGGGTTTAAGCAGCGTCCCTTGGACAAAGCGTTGACGAAGATCTACATAGAAAGGCTATACGTTGCCACAAGGATTTGGTGATTCTCGAACAGTAACCGGATGCTGCAGGGATGGAAAGGAAGGATACTTTACGCATCATCTAGTTGGAAACCTGCTTGAAGTTTCGACGGTGAAGCCACATGGATGAATTACAAGAGTCTTCAGCATGCCTTGCAGATCTGCCTCGCTCGGTTAGTCGTCAGTTGGACCACTAGTAGGCAAACCGATCAAACGTGTCAGTCAATTACTTCTTTTCTACCTGAGATCATGTATTTTAGTGTTTTAAGTATGGTGAGATACCAAAAGGAGCATTTTCATAGCCAACAACTTCGTACCATAATGTCATTCATCTTGCTATTGATTGTTTTTgggagaaatcaaaagaaaatgcttGTAGCGGAGTTAAATGTCGTTAAGTACCATGGATGTTGCATGAAGATACCTGGAGTTTATATTGATGCATTACCTATCGGCAGAACACCGACCTAACCCTTACCAACACTGCTGTTCTAGTCTCATTAGAAGCCGGGCGAAGCATTTTTCCCGCCTTAACAATGATCGGCCATGGTGCCATTTCGGATTCTTCATAAAATTACTCTCAGAAGGAATGGCTTCATATAGGCCTAGTGATATGTGCGCATCTCAGTTATAGCGAAATGATTTAGAGTTAAACTGCTCAGCTCGAACTGTGGTCGAAAGTGGACCTCAAACATCTTAACCTCAACATGAACAATGACAGCAACTCAGTTTCTGAAGCACCTCTGAACTCCAGCATGTGTTGACACAATAATAAGCTTGTCATTGTGTGTTccatctcctccttcctctatgGCTGCCTACCTTGCAGAGTATAACTAGTTTTTGTCAAGTCGTACAGATATTTGTGGATGCTTCTACATCGATTCGCCAGATCTGGAACTCCTCTTTGCTGCGACACCGCCCAGTACCTACATGGCAAACTCGTGCGTGCTTAAGAATGCATCCGTCATCATGTTCTGCTCTTCTGTCCTTCGATGTAGTCTTCCTCTTGTATCGGGCAAGGGATCAAGTGAAGCTATATCGGATATTGTACCGTAATGCCTGTGACGTTTTTGCATGATGATTAAACGGTTCTCTCGGCACCAGTATCTGGTGGTTGGACCGTGGCTGCATTTGCGGTAAGGTCTTTTTTTAAGCAACTTTAGACAAGACGCAACAAATACCGGCTGTAAAGCTATGAAATAGCAAGTGTCTAGTGGTTGGAATCGCCGATAACATGAATGACACAACGAGCTGTGAAATAGGCCTTGAAACTGGAAGAAAGAGCAGCTGAATGGCAGCTCAATGTGCCTTGGAAACATTCTGTGCAAATTGGTCACTATTCTTGAATCCACGTAGGTTGAACTaggagggtttttttccaaattaattttttaaaaataaatatttacaaatttgggcctcgctcggcggttgaggTGCCGAGCAGCCCTTGCTCGGCAACCCCATTGCCGAGCAAGGCCCATaccgagccttttttttttttaatttcgtattgttttttaattattgatacttataatattataatttttttcttgtgaagtttatctttataacataattagcaataattaatgtaaaattttattaagatctataattaataaataatgttgtaattatgtaattaattaaaaatattcataaaataaaattggtaagatatatgaaaaaaatgagattttcatgatatattcatctattggagagGCAGAAATCCAACCGGAAGGCGAAAATGTGATttgtcaagaaccggcggatcgggtcgacgacatcggatcgggctcaaattcggtcggctgaagcgaaacggcgtcctaatcaatattcattgCCATAGGCagtgatgaacgatggatttttgcgattcgggatcgtctagatgggttttcctatttttttagtattttcgagatttattaaagagaaaaatctcaaaattcaataataatcatcatcctaaaaaatgttataataacaccttttatagggtgttaaccctaaacctagCCCCAGTAggattttaaatatcaaaatccaaaattacaaacatttctctttaataataattcttccttttattgaattcgggcaatttACGTAattcgaatttcccgggcgtcacataAATGGAAGTGGCTCTACCAAGAATGCCTAGTTGTAAGAACATTATTTTGGGCGATTTTTAGTAGATTGCCTAAGGCCACATGGATTACGATATTGAATAATCGCTTAGCCATGTGTTGTTGATTTTGGGCATTCCCGGGTAAGTGGTACTATCtcttctttgagtttgtaaaacTCATTATCAAAAATGATATGGATTATGTAAGTATGAGTTATGAAATGACATTGTTATTGCATAAAAAGCAGATCGAGCATTTACTACTTTTTGGTTATTTACGAATATTTTAGAAAACATATTATGCAAGGTATTGTGAGAAAATACATATGAATCACTTCGCGAAATAGTTTACGAATGGATTTCTGGATGGTATGAGAAATGCTTTGAGATAGGTATTTCCTGCGAACAAAAAGTGTTGCCAAAAGGTTATGATTTTATGATGTTGAAGGATGATGGTTTGATGCTCAATATTACTGTGATTTTAGGTTAAGGGCTTATGGGTATGCATACCGGTTTTAGAATATATCCTCTTGGACTGAGCCACCGACAAtataggtggagaccttgcTAAGGGGGGAATCTTGGTCACCTTGTCACTAAGTGTTGTGCTATAACCATGGTAGTGTATTGAGCAATAAATTAGTCAATGGAATGAAACATCGACATGATTTTTGATagagattgatcaatggactTAACCATTGATGTTTGAGTTGTGAATGTGATTAAATGAGTACTTCTAACTTGTTTAAAGCTTTGTTGAAATGGAACAactcatttaatttaatattgTAAGTTATATGTTGGGTTTGAAGTATGAGTTTTTGGTATTGCTTAGTATGTATACATAGTGGTTGCTCAATCCTCTTAAAATAGATGTATTACTCACTGAGTTGTGGTtgctcatttcattcattctaatttttttaagttcttCACTGGCAAAAAAGTAGGACAAGAGCAATATTGACGGGAACTTGGTAGTTGTTTTAGTTGATGTCTGGATATGAGTACGGTTGTGATAGTTAGAAATATATACTTTGATATCGGGTTTGTGTTTACAGCTACGTCCTTTGAGTGGAAGGACAATAGTGTTATATCTCCGTCTTTGATGGTTTCGAGGTGTGACATTTTGTGTACGTTTAGTTCGTTTGAAGTGAAGTTATGGATTCTCTTGCCTAACCGTGATATTTCCTGTCTGGAATTGGCCTAGAACCTGTCTTCTCTAATAAAACTCGAAGAACGAATTCaagtgaaagatattttgttgAGTCGAATTCTCACGAAACATCTTTTTGTTATGCCTGGTGGACGATCGTGGTTGTTTTGAGGAAATACAATACCAAGAACAAGGAATCATCCTAAGCCCGACATATTGGAGGAAACAACTCTAGTGATACGGCTACCAATCCGAGACCTCAACCACTCCAGAGCGAGAGCCAAGCCAAGGGGACAACCTCAAAATCACACGACACTTAATGGAGGCGCTGGTGAGTGAGATAGCACTAGACATTAATTTGGTGGCTAGCATGAAGAGGATGTTCAAGAGACAGTAGAATAAGATGACGAATCATACAGCAAGACAcattttttattaggttgatAGTCATTAATATGATCAACATTGTCATCTCCAAGCTCGGGATATTCAATCGGTGTGTACCGATCTAGCCAAACTCAACAATTTCCAGATATATTCCTCCAACTCTTAATCaattgaatggagaaaataatttaggccaAATGATCTCCCAATAGTGAGGATTTTATAAATGCCTAAAAATCCTATCTACTTTGAACCTAGGGGTTAGGAAGTTCAAATCTATCGGCCTATCTACTTGAACTTAGGGCAGAAAAGGTGTCAACTTGCAAATCCTGATCAAGTAGTTGAACTAGTATTACAACAATTAGGCATTGAAGAGGAAGGTCATGCCAATATATAGAAAGCCACATTCTATTAGGTTGACACTATACTTTACCCTAGAAAATTCAAAACTCCTAACTTTGTTGTTTCAACTGTCGAAGATGACCAGTTGACCATTGAACACATTGATCAATTTATTATCCAATGTGGACAGGCAGGAAGAAATGAAGTCTTAAGACTTAGATTGTTTCCTTTGTCTTTATCAAAAACTACATTTACTTTATATACGAAATGATTTCCTAATTCAGTCCATACTTGTGATAAGATGGAAAGATAatttcattctcaattttataGAATGATGCTTGAAGTATCGATTGTTGATTTGGCCATAATTTATCAATACCATAACAAATCAATTGATCAATTTGTTGCTTGATTCAAGAAGACTAGAAATAGATTTCTTACTTCACTCTTCGAAAAAGAATTTGCAAATTTGGCTTTCAGTGAATTGAAATTCAATCTTAGAGAAAAATTCAGAAGGTTgtaattttgttgatttattcCAAGTGGCAACGAGAGTGTCTGAGTATTAGAAACTACTTAAGCATAGAGGATCACATTGAGACTTTACACAAAACGTGCCTTTCATGGAAAGATATGAGTTATATGATGAGTCTGACCAAAGATAAAATTCAGcaagaaaaaatcaagtttgcaGATGACAAGGAGACACATTGATGACTCTTGATTATATttgtttgcacaaaaaaatGGTCAACTTTTAGTTATTATTGAATGTGAAAGGCTTAGTCGATGAGAGCAGAGTTTGGTCACTTATGAACTCAATCATCGACAATTTGAAGGGATTGATAAAATGTGGAGTTGATAATTCGGATGCAACCATCAAAGAAGTAACCATTAACATAGTAGAATAAAACAACCGTCAAGATAGCGGAGTCAAAGAAACCTTCAAGAATTCAACATAGTGGAGTCGAAGAAACTGTCAAGGTAATGAGTCAATGCAATCATCGATGTAACCGTTCGGTAACCTCTGTTTGTAACCTTCTTTTATAACTTCATTGATAGCAGTTAATTGTAGACTTTAAATAGCCACATCGTACTCTTTGGAGGACCCAACGCACAAAGAAATAAACATATTATCTTTCATTTATCTTTTGATTTCCGCAATGTAGTTATAGTTTCCAAACTCGcgtcgtcaattaaattccggCGTGCATCCTTGTTATATATCCAAGGCATCTCGTCGTCCATTAAATTTCGGCGTTGCATCTTTACCTTCCGAAGctttgtcgtcgattaaatttcggcatAATTTGTGTATGTGTGGTTCCGTTTGAAGTAAATTCACTCTATAGTAGCTCTTTCCAATGGTGAACATATTCTCCCTTAAAGGATCTTTGGAGTGACAATTTGCACCAAAACGAGATGTTGCCTGGTTGATTACCAATCCAACGGCAACATTTCAACTCTAGCAAACTGAGGGTATGGTTACGTTAATTGATACTTAAGGAACTCGTAATTCTTGCAAAACCCGCGTCGAAAGGGTCGAATATGCTTGCAAGGACGGATCTGCTGGTCCGATGATTCTCTGAGTTGCGAGCCTTGTTCCTAGAggatgccaaatggacccgtgggcccggaaccggcccgttgaccgggcccacagttccaacccggaaccggaaccggccctcaagggccggttccggtttgtaaattgttggaaccggcccggaaccggcggttccgggccggttttttttttttttaaaaaaaaggaagtaggtttgataaaaaaatcaattgtgctttggaaccggcggttccacctttttttggaaccggaaccgccggttcctgaaccggaaccggcggttccgtcgaaccggcctTCTCTACTTGTTCCCTTGTGTACGAAAATGAGACAAACCGAGAATGATCGATAAATGATAAGCTGCTGGCTTTGTCTCATATGTTTCATTACGCTGCTCGGATCTGCCGAAAGTTTATGGAAATCGTGTGCTTGGTCGCTACATCTTTTCGTTGGGACAAAGTCGACGGTATATTCTGCTGTTGTCAAGTAAGTTGACAGAGATTCTTGTTTTTTCCTGACTTGAGTGATGCCATTGGCAGGCGCTAAAACAAAATTAAGACAGCCATGATTGCTATTAGGCTTTGAAGAAGCCGGGTTGCAACAACAATGAAGTTCGTCAAGCCTAAAGCGTGGAAGTATGCGATTGGGCAGGCAATAAGggcatgaaaagatttaaactcGACAATTCTTACTCTAATACCATATAAGATTTAGTAAGATCACTACCAATTGTCCAAAAAGCTTACACTGTTAAAGTAAAACATGGTTTAATATTGAAATATTCTAACAAAAACGATGTCGTTTAGCACTAAATTTGCCGAGTTCACTTTATTGCCAAGACATGTCGGACTATGTAAACTATAGTATTGCCAAGTTAGATTTTCGGGCCACACAAATTGCCGAATATGGCGCTAAagtaattgtcttttttttttcaattgagtgaCACGGGGGGATACTCGAAAATTTATGCATTGAAGGGAGTGCCGTATGAAATTTATGACATTTATGATGCCATTTTTCCAACTATCATAAGCAAATGTGAAACGAACCCCCATGATACAAAATCAGtgtaaattgaattggcacatcACGAGAAGAAATTTACTATTCACAGAAGACTGCAATCAAAGTactgtcgtcgtcgtcgtcatcgctTAACAATGTGACAGCAACGCTCCAGACAACGAAGGAATGATCAAAATCAACCTGCTTCTTCGAAACTTGCTCCTAGATCTTGCTCTAGCCTTTTTAATCTATATTTAGTCCAGTTCTAACCTATGTAAACAAGATAATATTTTGTAATGTGTATGCATGAGAAGTGTTGTATGAGTCTACGAGACAATGAACGACAGAAGTAAGTAACATAAGCTTGTCCTGAGATAGGGATGGACAATGGCTGGCATAGCTGGTTTTCCCGTTCCCCATGTAGGAGAAGCTCGCACCTCGGCGGTTTTGGAGATGGCGTGCTAATATCTGcatttaaaaaagttaaattgGGAAATATATGTTTGTCCAGTTATCTAAAGCTTCGTTTGAACAAACTTAATATCTGATTATGTGTAAGGAAAATGCTTCCTTCACAGTACTGTCAGGGACGGaataatctcaatcgtagatccacacacaTTTACCACGTGATTAGCTTAAAGCACTCATCGATTAAGAGATagtgtggttagaaataaccgacaatactgTCAGACTGTCAGACTAGCAGCTTCTTTATATGTAAAATTAACAGATAAACCCATAGAAGTAAGAGTTGAGGCCTGCTCATGTCAGACTGAGAACAAAAGACTGACTGTAAAAAGGCTACGATCATGGAATACTCCGGGGcttgtaaaaattaaaaactttttAACTTTCAGTGATTGTTTGTAGTTAACTAGCTCACCCAGATTGGAAATTCTTCGTTTGATCCGTTGGTTTTGGACTCATCCTCTTCTCTGGTTAATTCTTATCATCCTTCTCATTGTTTAACAGAGAATTCCTCAGCCTGCAATGACAATGCTTCTCTGCTTGTTTCTTGTCCTAGGTGTCCGGGTCTATCTATGGAAGACAGAACTCATCCACCTTTCCACAAGCCAAGTGCTAGTCCCTTCATTGATCCTGCgttttgtctctcttttgtCCTTTCAGATCCATTCCAATTTGTTTCTTCGGATCCATGAGCATTCGAGTTCTTCTACCTTCTGCtattaatttgattttgctTTGAGTTTGCATTCATAAGTCGACATATTCATGAGCATTTTCAGCTGCTGCTTTTTTTCCTAACCACATCAGATACTTCCGTGttgattttttccttcaatCTTCGTTACCAATGAATGTTTACCTTACTGTTGAATGGATTGGCGATCAGATGAGTTTTGATGCTGTATGAAAGTAGTAGAAATACACAAAGTTGGTGTTTTCGGGTTCTCTCGTTTCATGAATGGTTCTCGAGTAGACGAGATCGAAACTTTTCCAAGTACGGGTCAGTGTCATTACCCAAGGGTAGGGTCTAATCATATTAAGCATCATCCTTTGATTCTGAACTGCGTGgattgctctttccttttaccaaATCAAGGCCTCTGTAATCTCATGCCATCTACCGCCATGAACTCGGAGGCTAAGCTGTCTGATTCGTGTCGCTCTGGGAGCTTGAATGGAGAAGCGGCCTCCAACTCAGATGGCAATGATTTCTCCAAACAGATTCTTAATTACATAAGCAGCATGCTTATGGAAGAAAACATGGAGGACAAACTCTGCTTGTTCTTTGATCCGTCGCTTCTACGAGCCACCGAGAAATCATTGCACAATGTTATTATTCTCGGCAACAAACATCCTGCTTTACCTAATCAAGCCGCAATATTTGTTTGCCAAGTTGCTCAGAGCCTAAACGTTCTTTCTCCAAGAACAGGCCGTGATTGCAGCAGAAGCAACAGAACCGACAACATTGGTTGCACCGACAATTCTAGGGAGCAACAGAAGCTTGCAGACGACCGACAGAACAATCGCTCTTCATTTCTATCTTCTCCTTCTGGCAACGGTTTCTCTCAGTCTCCTTGCTTGCCCACTTCACAACTATTCTTAAATCGTCCAAAAGGCCTTGTCCACTATGCAAACCAGAATTTGGCCTCTTTTGCAAGTGAGTTTCCCGTACAGTATGATTCCCTTATAGCCTCGCAGTTCAGGAGAGGAATAGGGGAACCTTGTAAGTTTCTGTCCAGCGACATTGCCGGTATTGATGCTACCGAAAATGGCAATTTCTCTGCATCCGTGAAGAAACAGGGTCTAAAAGTTGGAAATGAtgaggagcagcagcagcaaattCTTTTTTACAGTCCGAGGGGAAGGAAGAATCACGAAAGGGAAGAACTATGCGAAAGGGAAGGGAGGATCACCAAACAATCGGCGGCTTCAATGGAAGAGGCCGAACTCTGGGAGATGTTCGATGAAATTTTGCTCTCTGAAGAGGAGCCGGAGCACTTCACAAGTACCGTCAGTAAAAGGTCGAATGCAGCAGTCAGAAACTCGTCTCCGTGTGCACAAACGCGCGGTTCTAGCAGTCGCGGTCACAAGAATCACGCTAAAAATGGTAAGAACAATGACGGCATGGTGGATTTGAGGAATCTCCTCATTCTTTGTGCTCAAGCCATCTCTACCGGCGACAGCAGGAACGCTGGCGACCTACTAAAGCAGATCAGGCTTCACTCCTCTCCTATTGGCGATGCCTGTCAAAGATCGGCCCACTTCTTTGCAAACGGTCTTGATGCGCGCTTGGCCGGAATCGCAGTTCAAAATACCTTCACAAATTTGACTCTGAAGAGAACGCCGATCAGTGAGCTCCTCATACCGCACCAAACTCATTATAAGGCCTTCCCCTTCACCAGGATTGCGATTTCTTTCGCGGATAATATGATTTTAAAAGTAGCCGAGACAGCAAAGCCGCTGCATGTCATAGACTTTGGGATGTTGTTGGGTTGCCAGTGGCCACTCCTTATTCAGCTACTATCGAGGAAGCCCGGCGGGCCCCCGAAGCTTCGCCTCACAGGCATAGAGCTTCCTCAACATGGTTTCAAACCTGAAGAGAGAATTGTTGAAGCAGGTCGTCATTTGGCCAAGTACTGCGAGCGGTTTGGCGTTCCATTCGAGTTTAATGCAATAGTTTCGCAGCATTGGGAAACTATCAAGATCGAGGAATTGAAAATCCGTAGAAATGAGGTTCTCGCAGTAAACTGTCGTTACCGGTTCGAGAATTTACTTGATGAGACCGCCGTTGAGAACAATCCTAGGGATGCCGTCCTGAAACTAATAAGGGAGATGAGACCAGACACATTTGTGCTGTCTGTTGTCAATGGAACTTTCAACTCTCCTTTCTTCGTCCCACGGTTTCGACAAGCGCTCTTCCACTTCTCCGCACTGTTCGATATTTTCGACTGCAATATTCCCCGTGACGACATCGACAGAATTAATATTGAGAGGGAATATTATGGGCGACAAGTCATGAACGTCGTGGCGAGCGAAGGCAAGGAGAGAGTGGAGAGGCCCGAAACGTACAAGCAGTGGCACAAGCGGGTCTCGCAGGCCGGGTTCAAGCAGCGTCCCTTGGACAAAGCATTGATGAAGATATACATGGAGAAAGTAAAGGCAGCGTGCCAAAAGGATTTGATGCTTGTCGAAGACGGCCACTGGATGCTGCATGGTTGGAAAGGAAGGATACTTCAAGCATCGTCTAGTTGGGAAACTGCTTAAAGTTCCGATGGTGAAGCCACACGAACCATTACAAGAGTCTCTTTAGCGTGCCTTGCAGATCTGCCGGGCTCGGTAAGTCGTCAGTTGGACCGCCGGTAGGCAAACCGATTGAAAGTGTTAGTTAAGTGTTTAGATTGTACCTGCGATCATGTATTTTAGAGTTCTAAGTATGGTGAGATGACAAGAGGGATTGTCGTTCATATTCAATAACTTCCTATCCTAATGCCATTCAtcttgctattgattatttcagaCAAAATTCAGGAGAAAATGCTCGTGGGCAAGAGTTAAATGTCATCAAGTACCATGGATGCTGCATGTAGATACTTGTAGTTTATGTCGGCCCTTTTCCGCTACATCAGCCGGTAGTACACCGGCCTAGCCATTACTGCTCTGTTGCAACTCTGAACTTAGGATAAGCTCATCATTgtgtgttctatctctttctttctttatggcTTCTGGCCTCGCAAAGTATTGCTGGTGTTTGTCTAAGTTATGCAGATATTTATGCATGTCTTAACTGTTGGGGTTGTCCCACATAGGTTGTGGAAGGCGCTTGTaatcggtttataagtgtgagagaaagttttatcttttgagctagcttttgaaACGAGAGAAAGGACCGATAGTCGGTTCCAACATTAACATGGAAAGCTCATGCACGGTTAAGAATGCATCCAACATTGTTGCTGCATTCTGCGGTTTTGTCCTTGATGACGTGTGAGGAACCAAGTGACGCTACGCGGGATACTATACCCGCTGGTTGGACCGTGGCGGCGTACGAAGTAAggtttttttaccttttcacGAGCAAGTTTTAGAGAAGACGCAGCAAACACCAGCATGATTATTAACCATGTGAAACTATGAATTAGCAACTGCCTGGTGGTTGGAATGGCTAATAGCATTAATGACACAATGAGCTGTGACATAGCCCTTGAAACAGAGCTGAATCCCCAGCTCAAATCTGCCTTGGAAACGTTCTGTGCAAATTGCTTACATTTCTCAAATGGAAAACGACATAAACggtccttgaattttggcttaatatgtaatatggtctttgaacttttaattcgttcaatgtgatccataaactaTATAGAGACCAGGgcacaatattgaatattttgatatagATCGGGGGCCAAAtcgaacatgtactaaaagtttatgaactatattgaataaattaataacTCAAAAGTCACATTGTACATTAgaccaaaattcaaaagtcatTTGTGTCGTTTTTCCTATCTTGAAAGCAACGTAGTTCGAAGGAGGCCTTCGATTCGGGCCAAAGCACGTCATTGAAAGCCGAGATGACCAATGCAGACGATTCTGCTTCTCCACGGTCAACTAGACCGGCATTGATCACAGGTTCTGAGAAACCAAGACGAAACCTCGGTCTGAAAACTAGGCAAAAGAGGAACTCATTTCCAATTTTGGGTCAAAAGAACTATATTATATATGTATTTTCCATTTATGGGCTGatttaaacattaaaaaaaatgtggaaGGTTTGACCAGTTCCCGTTGAATCACAGTACAAAGTCCTGTTCTGGTTCCCCTATTCTATCGTCTGCGTAGCATCTCCTCTGGTTACAAGTCACATGCCGGCACGTGCAGCCTCAAATGCTGATATTCTCAAGCCACATGATCATCCAGAAGAAGCTCTGAGCTCCCTTTAGAACCCTAGGAACATCGCCCATGTGACATGTAATCTCGacccatgtcagcaatttcccgACCAAATTGAATCCCCAACACCGTTATCTTATCGTATGCTCGGTTTTTAAATGTTGCAGGGCCGAGCGGCTATCGAGCGTCGGATCTCGAGGCCCGTTCGTCCTTCAAGAAGGCACAGGCACGAGAGAATTCACACACGAACCTGATTTGATGCTGGAtgccaaataaaagaaatgaggaATTTGATAAAATATGACTTTACAATGGgaaaatgaaattcaatttgtCAGTGATCACATGGAGTTGGCCACATTTTTCGAAATGGGTCTTCTCTCaaatttcttgttttatttaataatttatcaatgGCGTCCTCGTTGTTTGGTcgatcgaaaaagaaaaataaaaaatcgattgACCAAAAGTGATGTGCTGAGGTACCCAAAGACCGTCGATGTCGGTGGCAAAACCTTGTGCATGCATCAAATGGACTAGGACCGGTCAAGATTCGTAAATCCTAAGGTATCTAGATCACGAACATGTTTCAATCAAATTCATCAAACCGTGGAACCATTTACTATTGTCCGTGCTCTTCTTCGAAAAGTTGCCCCCtcgtttttttccccttataaaaaatttgatgagggaaaaaattattcaaaaatttataaacatattgcatttttatcaatttaattttctttttcattctgtCAATTgagatttaaatattttcacgttttgccaaacgagttcatccgaccaattttgaggaaaaatttCTGACGTGAACGTCCGCCGTCCATgtagcgccgacgtggataatttttaacagtattctaataaattttataattttacattttttattttcttttcccttttttatcttctcttttCATACTTtactgttttttctttttttggttttttctcttcCTGTTTTTCACTGCACCGG is a window from the Rhodamnia argentea isolate NSW1041297 chromosome 8, ASM2092103v1, whole genome shotgun sequence genome containing:
- the LOC115736695 gene encoding scarecrow-like protein 14, with product MNSEAKLSDSCRSGSLNGEAASNSDGNDFSKQILNYISSMLMEENMEDKLCLFFDPSLLRATEKSLHNVIILGNKHPALPNQAAIFVCQVAQSLNVLSPRTGRDCSRSNRTDNIGCTDNSREQQKLADDRQNNRSSFLSSPSGNGFSQSPCLPTSQLFLNRPKGLVHYANQNLASFASEFPVQYDSLIASQFRRGIGEPCKFLSSDIAGIDATENGNFSASVKKQGLKVGNDEEQQQQILFYSPRGRKNHEREELCEREGRITKQSAASMEEAELWEMFDEILLSEEEPEHFTSTVSKRSNAAVRNSSPCAQTRGSSSRGHKNHAKNGKNNDGMVDLRNLLILCAQAISTGDSRNAGDLLKQIRLHSSPIGDACQRSAHFFANGLDARLAGIAVQNTFTNLTLKRTPISELLIPHQTHYKAFPFTRIAISFADNMILKVAETAKPLHVIDFGMLLGCQWPLLIQLLSRKPGGPPKLRLTGIELPQHGFKPEERIVEAGRHLAKYCERFGVPFEFNAIVSQHWETIKIEELKIRRNEVLAVNCRYRFENLLDETAVENNPRDAVLKLIREMRPDTFVLSVVNGTFNSPFFVPRFRQALFHFSALFDIFDCNIPRDDIDRINIEREYYGRQVMNVVASEGKERVERPETYKQWHKRVSQAGFKQRPLDKALMKIYMEKVKAACQKDLMLVEDGHWMLHGWKGRILQASSSWETA